Proteins encoded within one genomic window of Saccharopolyspora pogona:
- a CDS encoding isocitrate lyase/PEP mutase family protein produces the protein MNYGTALRGEILSDQITPLIGVYDMFSASISAKHYSGMFISGFGFAASHYGLPDIGFIAWPDIVGFVQRLRLAFPRQHLLVDIDDGYVDPEVACHVIEQLELIGASGVILEDQKRPRRCGHVDGKQVLPLEEYLDKLELVLATRRDLVVVARTDATEEKEILRRAEALSETDADVLLVDGVRSIEWIEKVRKVIGDKPLLFNQIAGGKSPRVSLPELQDLGVDVAIYSTPCLFAAQQAIDEALSELRRQDGRLPEVRDGRGGIAAAQGLLEQNISRRHSKRVPLGV, from the coding sequence TTGAACTACGGAACCGCGCTTCGCGGGGAAATCCTGTCCGACCAGATCACTCCGCTAATCGGTGTCTACGACATGTTCTCGGCCTCGATTTCCGCCAAGCACTATTCCGGGATGTTCATTTCCGGTTTCGGCTTCGCTGCCTCGCATTACGGATTGCCCGACATCGGATTCATCGCGTGGCCGGACATCGTCGGTTTCGTGCAGCGCCTGCGGCTCGCCTTCCCGCGGCAGCACCTCCTGGTGGACATCGACGACGGTTACGTCGACCCCGAGGTGGCCTGTCACGTGATCGAGCAGCTGGAACTGATCGGCGCCTCCGGCGTGATCCTGGAGGACCAGAAGCGGCCCCGCCGGTGCGGCCATGTCGACGGCAAGCAGGTGCTCCCGCTGGAGGAGTACCTCGACAAGCTCGAACTCGTCCTCGCCACCAGGCGCGACCTCGTGGTGGTCGCCCGCACGGACGCCACCGAGGAGAAGGAGATCCTGCGGCGCGCCGAGGCCCTCTCCGAGACCGATGCGGACGTGCTGCTGGTGGACGGGGTGCGCAGCATCGAGTGGATCGAGAAGGTCCGCAAGGTCATCGGCGACAAGCCGTTGCTGTTCAACCAGATCGCGGGCGGGAAGTCGCCGCGCGTGTCGCTGCCGGAACTGCAGGACCTCGGGGTCGACGTCGCGATCTACAGCACCCCGTGCCTGTTCGCCGCGCAGCAGGCGATCGACGAGGCGCTCAGCGAACTGCGCCGGCAGGACGGGCGGTTGCCGGAGGTGCGGGACGGCCGGGGCGGCATCGCGGCCGCGCAGGGCCTGTTGGAGCAGAACATCAGCAGGCGTCACTCGAAGCGCGTCCCGCTGGGCGTGTGA
- a CDS encoding bile acid:sodium symporter family protein: protein MTILARVRPDPYVVALLLVAMTAVLVPVRGEPALVLDQAVKLAIGFLFFLYGARLSTAAAWDGLRNWKLHGATLTTTFVLFPLLGMAASVLVPAVLPQSLYLGVLFLCLLPSTVQSAITFTSLAGGNVAAAICGSSFSNLLGVLFTPLLVGLLMTSGTGGFTVQAVRDIVLLLLVPFCIGQLLRPLAGEWIRRRAKVLGFLDRGVILAVVYLAFSEGTVSGVWQQLSPAGFGVLIVVDGALLAAALVGTALLARWFGFSRGDRIVLVFCGSNKSLASGLPMASVLFGSAELGLMVLPLMIYHQMQLIGCAWLARRFAKQAAESVGVG from the coding sequence ATGACCATTCTCGCCCGAGTGCGCCCGGATCCGTACGTGGTCGCACTGCTGCTGGTGGCGATGACAGCCGTGCTGGTGCCCGTTCGCGGCGAGCCGGCTCTCGTCCTGGACCAGGCGGTCAAGCTGGCGATCGGGTTCCTGTTCTTCCTCTACGGGGCCCGGTTGTCGACCGCCGCGGCCTGGGACGGGCTGCGGAACTGGAAGCTGCACGGGGCCACCCTGACGACCACGTTCGTCCTCTTCCCGCTGCTCGGCATGGCCGCTTCGGTGCTGGTGCCGGCGGTGCTGCCGCAGTCGCTGTACCTCGGGGTGCTGTTCCTGTGCCTGCTGCCGTCGACGGTGCAGTCGGCGATCACCTTCACCTCGTTGGCGGGCGGGAACGTGGCCGCGGCGATCTGCGGATCGTCGTTCTCCAACCTGCTCGGCGTGCTGTTCACCCCGTTGCTGGTGGGGCTGCTGATGACCAGCGGCACCGGCGGTTTCACCGTGCAGGCGGTGCGCGACATCGTCCTGCTGCTGCTCGTGCCCTTCTGCATCGGACAGTTGCTGCGGCCCTTGGCCGGGGAGTGGATCCGCCGCCGCGCCAAGGTGCTCGGGTTCCTGGATCGCGGCGTCATCCTCGCCGTGGTGTACCTGGCGTTCAGCGAGGGAACGGTTTCCGGTGTCTGGCAGCAGCTCAGCCCGGCGGGATTCGGCGTGCTCATCGTCGTCGACGGCGCGCTGCTCGCCGCGGCGCTCGTCGGGACCGCGCTGCTCGCGCGGTGGTTCGGGTTCTCCCGCGGCGACCGGATCGTGCTGGTCTTCTGCGGTTCCAACAAGAGCCTGGCCAGTGGGCTGCCGATGGCCTCGGTGCTGTTCGGGAGCGCGGAGCTGGGGTTGATGGTGCTGCCGCTGATGATCTACCACCAGATGCAGCTGATCGGGTGCGCCTGGCTGGCCCGCCGCTTCGCCAAGCAGGCGGCCGAATCCGTCGGCGTGGGCTGA
- a CDS encoding glycoside hydrolase family 10 protein, with protein MTRTQGLRRLRADVLGLALGLVAILLGILGTTGAAAKAPSTAMRGMWIAGVKNIDWPSKPGLSAAAQQDEYRKLLDQAVANRLNAVFVQVRPTADAFWPSPLEPWSHWLTGRQGQDPGYDPLRFVIDETHKRGLQFHAWFNPYRISMTDDPQALVPEHPARKHPEWTFAYGGKLYYDPGVPQARAFVTDAIMNAVENYDVDGVHLDDYFYPYPVEGQKIPDERTFAEHGKDFADIADWRRHNVDQLVSGLDARVHQAKPDAAFGVSPFGIWRNAASDPAGSDTKGLESYSAIYADTRKWVREGWVDYIAPQVYWQIGHPAADYAALIPWWSKTVSGTGVDLYIGQAAYLVGNEGWTDPGELSAHLSLNSRHRGVRGDIYFSAKSLTTNAAEAMARVVREHYADH; from the coding sequence ATGACCCGCACTCAGGGATTGCGTCGGCTCCGGGCGGACGTGTTGGGCTTGGCGCTGGGGTTGGTGGCGATCCTCCTCGGGATCCTCGGCACCACCGGAGCCGCGGCGAAGGCGCCGAGCACCGCGATGCGCGGGATGTGGATCGCCGGTGTGAAGAACATCGACTGGCCGAGCAAGCCGGGGCTATCCGCCGCTGCGCAGCAGGACGAGTACCGCAAGCTGCTCGACCAGGCCGTCGCGAACAGGCTCAACGCCGTGTTCGTCCAGGTGCGACCGACGGCCGACGCGTTCTGGCCGTCGCCGCTCGAGCCGTGGTCGCACTGGTTGACCGGCCGGCAGGGCCAGGACCCGGGTTACGACCCGCTGAGGTTCGTGATCGACGAGACGCACAAGCGGGGCCTGCAGTTCCACGCCTGGTTCAACCCGTACCGGATCAGCATGACGGACGATCCGCAGGCCCTCGTCCCGGAACACCCGGCGCGCAAGCACCCGGAGTGGACGTTCGCCTACGGCGGCAAGCTGTACTACGACCCCGGTGTGCCGCAGGCCCGGGCGTTCGTGACCGACGCGATCATGAACGCGGTCGAGAACTACGACGTCGACGGCGTGCACCTCGACGACTACTTCTACCCGTACCCGGTCGAGGGCCAGAAGATCCCGGACGAGAGGACCTTCGCCGAGCACGGCAAGGACTTCGCCGACATCGCGGACTGGCGGCGGCACAACGTCGACCAGCTGGTGTCCGGCCTGGACGCCCGGGTGCACCAGGCCAAGCCGGACGCGGCGTTCGGCGTCAGCCCGTTCGGGATCTGGCGCAACGCCGCCAGCGACCCGGCCGGCTCGGACACCAAGGGCCTGGAGTCGTACTCGGCGATCTACGCCGACACCCGTAAGTGGGTGCGCGAGGGCTGGGTCGACTACATCGCCCCGCAGGTCTACTGGCAGATCGGCCACCCGGCCGCCGACTACGCCGCCCTGATCCCGTGGTGGTCCAAGACCGTCTCGGGCACCGGCGTGGACCTCTACATCGGCCAGGCGGCGTACCTGGTCGGCAACGAGGGATGGACCGATCCCGGGGAGCTTTCCGCTCACCTGAGCCTCAACAGCAGGCACCGCGGCGTCAGAGGCGACATCTACTTCAGCGCCAAGTCCCTGACCACCAACGCCGCCGAAGCCATGGCCCGGGTGGTCCGCGAGCACTACGCGGACCATTAG